The Petroclostridium xylanilyticum genome includes a region encoding these proteins:
- a CDS encoding PIN/TRAM domain-containing protein, translating into MVNRVVKGVLSMVGGAIGISLIFLFFQKSQISPNSYVVSTIVLYVGGGLMGATLFYISGAKFMSFLRDILLHIERTLQNRTSHEILSGALGLIIGLIIANLISLPILSIPIIGTVLAITANVMLGYLGISIALKKKDELSDSVFFLKKGIIKRSNPSIQPKILDTSVIIDGRIADICRTGFVEGPLVIPAFVLRELQHIADSSDALKRNRGRRGLDILNIIQKELDIPVEILDKDFDTIHEVDSKLLKLAELMNGKVITNDYNLNKVASFQGVPVLNINELANAVKPVVLPGEEMTVLVVKDGKENGQGVAYLDDGTMIVVDGGKRHIGESVGVLVTSILQTPAGRMIFAKPKYEIERAV; encoded by the coding sequence ATGGTAAATAGGGTGGTCAAAGGGGTATTATCAATGGTTGGAGGTGCTATTGGTATAAGCCTGATTTTTCTGTTTTTTCAGAAATCACAGATTAGCCCTAATTCCTATGTTGTTTCGACCATAGTGCTGTATGTTGGTGGAGGTTTAATGGGAGCTACACTATTCTACATAAGTGGAGCAAAATTTATGTCTTTCTTGCGGGATATTTTATTACATATTGAAAGGACACTTCAAAATAGGACTTCTCATGAAATATTATCTGGTGCACTAGGACTCATAATTGGTTTAATTATTGCAAATTTAATATCATTGCCTATTTTGTCTATACCTATTATAGGAACTGTTCTAGCCATAACTGCCAATGTCATGTTAGGATATCTGGGGATAAGCATCGCATTAAAAAAGAAGGATGAGTTAAGTGATAGTGTATTCTTCCTAAAGAAAGGCATTATAAAGCGTTCCAATCCCTCTATTCAGCCTAAAATTCTGGATACGAGTGTTATCATTGATGGAAGGATAGCAGATATTTGCAGGACAGGGTTCGTCGAGGGACCTTTAGTTATTCCGGCGTTTGTGCTAAGGGAGTTACAACATATAGCTGATTCTTCAGATGCCCTTAAGCGCAATAGAGGTAGAAGAGGATTAGATATTCTTAATATCATTCAAAAAGAATTGGATATTCCGGTTGAAATCTTAGATAAGGATTTTGACACTATTCATGAAGTAGACAGTAAATTGCTCAAATTAGCTGAATTAATGAATGGAAAAGTGATCACCAATGATTATAATCTTAATAAAGTAGCCAGTTTCCAGGGAGTACCGGTATTAAATATAAATGAACTTGCAAATGCCGTAAAACCTGTTGTTTTACCTGGTGAGGAAATGACCGTACTTGTTGTGAAGGATGGAAAGGAAAATGGTCAGGGAGTAGCGTATCTGGATGATGGAACCATGATCGTGGTAGATGGCGGCAAAAGGCATATAGGAGAGTCGGTTGGTGTGCTTGTGACAAGTATATTGCAGACTCCAGCAGGCAGAATGATATTTGCGAAACCTAAATATGAGATTGAAAGAGCAGTGTAA
- the ispD gene encoding 2-C-methyl-D-erythritol 4-phosphate cytidylyltransferase, translating into MLDIFKNFFKEHKMNKNKEYCSAIIVAAGKGSRMNASKNKQFINIIDRPVLAYTLQAFEDCELIDEIVVVTRQEDIMACKEIIDMSELVKVKKIVVGGKERQDSVYNGLKEISNEATIVAIHDGARPLILPKHIEEAIEAAVQYNAAAVGVRVKDTIKLVDDNNNIVNTLDRSKLWAVQTPQVFKVEILKRAHQKAIEEGISATDDCMLVEQMGYQVKMVEGSYENIKITTPEDIFLAEAIISGRELEEDEYE; encoded by the coding sequence TTGCTGGACATATTTAAAAATTTTTTTAAAGAGCACAAAATGAATAAGAATAAAGAATATTGTTCTGCTATCATTGTGGCTGCAGGAAAAGGGTCGCGAATGAATGCTTCTAAAAACAAACAATTTATAAACATTATCGATAGACCGGTCCTTGCCTATACTTTGCAGGCTTTTGAAGACTGTGAGCTGATAGATGAAATAGTTGTTGTCACCCGGCAGGAAGATATCATGGCCTGTAAAGAAATAATTGATATGTCTGAGTTGGTAAAGGTAAAGAAGATTGTTGTTGGCGGGAAGGAAAGACAGGATTCCGTCTACAATGGATTGAAAGAAATAAGTAATGAAGCAACTATCGTAGCTATCCATGATGGCGCAAGACCTTTAATTTTGCCTAAGCATATTGAGGAAGCTATTGAAGCTGCTGTACAATATAATGCAGCAGCGGTTGGCGTAAGAGTTAAAGATACTATTAAGCTGGTAGATGATAATAACAATATTGTAAATACTTTAGATAGAAGTAAGCTCTGGGCAGTACAGACACCTCAGGTTTTCAAGGTGGAAATATTGAAAAGAGCTCATCAAAAAGCCATTGAAGAGGGAATTAGTGCAACAGACGACTGCATGCTTGTGGAGCAGATGGGCTATCAAGTGAAAATGGTGGAAGGAAGTTATGAAAATATAAAAATTACTACTCCGGAAGATATTTTCTTGGCGGAAGCGATTATAAGTGGCAGAGAGTTAGAAGAAGATGAATATGAATAA
- a CDS encoding CarD family transcriptional regulator, whose protein sequence is MYNIGDKIVYPMHGAGVIESIEEKEILGKRQKYYVMKMPIGDMKVMIPMTNIKEIGIREIINQQEAEGVIQIFKSGKTDMCSNWNKRYRENMVKIKSGNIYEVADVVKNLMYRDKEKGLSTGERKMLNSAKQILISELVLAKGMKQSEIESMIEGMFNEI, encoded by the coding sequence ATGTATAACATCGGTGATAAAATCGTTTATCCAATGCATGGTGCCGGTGTGATTGAATCTATTGAAGAAAAAGAGATCCTGGGGAAGAGACAAAAATACTATGTTATGAAGATGCCTATCGGAGATATGAAGGTCATGATTCCTATGACAAATATTAAAGAGATAGGGATAAGGGAAATTATTAACCAGCAAGAAGCAGAAGGGGTTATTCAAATTTTTAAAAGCGGTAAAACTGACATGTGCAGCAACTGGAATAAGCGATATAGGGAAAATATGGTTAAAATTAAGAGTGGAAATATATATGAAGTTGCAGACGTTGTTAAGAATTTGATGTACAGGGATAAGGAGAAAGGCCTTTCCACCGGTGAAAGAAAAATGTTGAACAGTGCAAAGCAAATTCTCATCAGTGAGTTGGTACTGGCCAAAGGGATGAAACAAAGTGAAATTGAAAGTATGATAGAAGGCATGTTTAATGAGATATAA
- the proS gene encoding proline--tRNA ligase produces the protein MVKDKKFVEAITSMDEDFAQWYTDIVKKADLVDYSSVRGCMIIRPYGYAIWENIQKILDARFKETGHENVYMPMFIPESLLQKEKDHVEGFAPEVAWVTHGGAEELTEKLCVRPTSETLFCEHYANIIHSYRDLPKLYNQWCSVVRWEKTTRPFLRTLEFLWQEGHTAHATAQEAQEETIKMLNVYADFCEKALAIPVIKGQKTEKEKFAGAKATYTIESLMHDGKALQTGTSHNFGDGFAKAFGIQYTDQNNQLQYVHQTSWGMTTRLIGAMIMVHGDDNGLVLPPVVAPVQLVIIPIALHKEGVKEKASQLKEKLAKVARVKIDDSDKMPGWKFSEYEMKGIPVRLEIGPKDIENNQAVLVRRDTREKIFVSLDEIEEKVAQLLEQMQIDLLEKARKMRDEKTYTVKNLEEFKNVLAQKSGFIKAMWCEDRACEDKIKEETGATARCIPFEQEQISDNCVCCGKPAKHMVYWGKAY, from the coding sequence ATGGTAAAAGATAAAAAATTTGTTGAAGCAATTACATCCATGGATGAAGATTTTGCACAATGGTATACTGACATTGTAAAAAAAGCAGATTTAGTTGACTATTCCAGTGTCAGAGGCTGTATGATTATTCGTCCGTATGGATATGCAATTTGGGAAAATATTCAGAAAATCCTAGATGCGCGGTTTAAAGAAACAGGACATGAGAACGTGTACATGCCTATGTTTATTCCAGAAAGTTTGCTGCAAAAAGAAAAAGACCATGTAGAGGGATTTGCTCCTGAGGTTGCATGGGTAACTCACGGAGGAGCAGAAGAACTAACCGAAAAGCTCTGTGTACGTCCTACTTCGGAAACACTATTTTGTGAGCATTATGCGAACATTATTCACTCCTATAGGGACCTTCCTAAGCTATACAACCAATGGTGTTCTGTTGTTCGTTGGGAGAAGACTACACGTCCTTTCTTGCGTACATTAGAATTTTTATGGCAAGAAGGCCATACTGCCCATGCTACTGCACAGGAAGCCCAGGAAGAAACCATTAAAATGCTTAATGTATATGCAGATTTTTGTGAAAAAGCACTAGCTATTCCCGTGATAAAAGGTCAAAAAACGGAAAAGGAAAAATTCGCTGGAGCGAAAGCTACCTATACTATTGAAAGTTTAATGCATGACGGAAAGGCGCTGCAGACTGGAACATCGCATAATTTTGGAGATGGATTTGCAAAAGCTTTTGGAATTCAATATACAGACCAAAACAATCAATTACAATACGTTCATCAAACATCCTGGGGTATGACTACACGTTTGATAGGGGCGATGATTATGGTACATGGAGACGATAATGGTCTTGTACTGCCTCCAGTTGTTGCACCTGTACAATTGGTTATTATTCCTATTGCACTACACAAAGAAGGTGTTAAAGAAAAAGCTTCCCAACTGAAAGAAAAGTTGGCAAAAGTAGCAAGGGTTAAAATTGATGATAGTGATAAGATGCCGGGATGGAAATTTAGTGAATATGAAATGAAAGGGATACCGGTTCGTTTGGAAATTGGACCAAAGGATATTGAAAACAATCAAGCTGTATTGGTCCGAAGAGATACAAGAGAAAAGATTTTTGTTTCTCTAGATGAAATTGAAGAAAAAGTTGCACAATTGTTAGAACAAATGCAAATAGATTTATTGGAAAAGGCAAGAAAAATGAGAGATGAAAAGACTTATACCGTAAAGAATTTAGAGGAATTCAAGAATGTTTTAGCACAAAAATCCGGTTTTATTAAAGCGATGTGGTGTGAAGATAGAGCATGTGAAGATAAGATTAAGGAGGAAACAGGGGCAACAGCCCGTTGTATTCCATTTGAACAAGAGCAAATTTCTGACAACTGCGTATGTTGCGGCAAACCAGCAAAACACATGGTATACTGGGGCAAAGCGTATTAA
- the ispF gene encoding 2-C-methyl-D-erythritol 2,4-cyclodiphosphate synthase produces the protein MRIGHGYDVHRLVEGRKLILGGVDIPYEKGLLGHSDADVLIHAILDALLGAAALGDIGKHFPDTDNKYKGISSMLLLKEAKRILEEKEYYVNNIDATVIAQRPKLAPYIQTMRQNIANILGINIEQVNVKATTTEGLGFIGTGEGIAAHAVCVIVKSGEFGP, from the coding sequence ATGAGGATCGGACATGGATATGATGTACATAGATTGGTAGAAGGTCGAAAATTAATACTGGGCGGTGTAGATATCCCCTATGAAAAAGGGCTGTTAGGACATTCGGACGCAGATGTTTTAATTCATGCTATACTGGATGCATTATTAGGTGCTGCAGCTCTGGGAGATATCGGCAAGCATTTTCCGGATACAGATAATAAATATAAAGGAATATCCAGCATGCTTTTATTAAAAGAAGCAAAGAGAATTCTGGAGGAAAAAGAATATTATGTAAATAATATAGATGCCACTGTCATTGCCCAACGGCCTAAACTGGCACCATATATACAAACAATGAGACAAAATATTGCCAATATTCTGGGAATTAATATAGAACAAGTAAATGTGAAAGCAACCACTACAGAAGGATTGGGTTTTATCGGGACCGGTGAAGGCATAGCTGCACATGCAGTATGTGTAATAGTGAAGAGTGGGGAGTTTGGTCCTTGA
- a CDS encoding DUF6385 domain-containing protein has protein sequence MPNNLVFNGTASQLKTQISGVDGNGNTVAILTDSSGRLDLGTVTVTAQNLDIRPITGTTDSITIWNSVVTVTAENFDIRPITGTTDSITIWNSVVTVTAENFDIRPITGTTDSITIWNSVVTVTAEDLDIRALSAATDSIKLSSRLFTESYTTVAGVIDSAGIFVQNTGEQSMYSFYVFNTGSNTVTVQLQISPTTTASYFVDDTSGPVGVAAGQKTTLVAAKFLQYTRLFYETSGVTCTFDVYYNAQV, from the coding sequence ATGCCAAATAATCTAGTGTTTAATGGAACTGCCAGTCAACTTAAAACGCAAATAAGCGGTGTGGATGGAAACGGTAATACAGTAGCGATCCTCACGGATTCCAGCGGTAGATTGGATTTAGGTACGGTAACAGTAACAGCTCAGAACCTTGACATCAGGCCGATAACCGGAACAACCGACAGTATTACCATCTGGAACTCAGTAGTAACAGTGACTGCCGAAAACTTTGACATCAGGCCGATAACCGGAACAACCGACAGTATTACCATCTGGAACTCAGTAGTAACAGTGACTGCCGAAAACTTTGACATCAGGCCGATAACCGGAACAACCGACAGCATTACTATCTGGAACTCAGTAGTAACAGTAACTGCTGAAGATCTTGATATAAGAGCATTATCAGCAGCGACAGATAGTATAAAATTGTCCTCACGCCTGTTTACTGAAAGCTATACAACAGTAGCAGGAGTTATCGACTCAGCCGGCATATTCGTACAAAATACCGGTGAGCAAAGCATGTATTCCTTCTATGTATTTAATACTGGATCCAATACGGTAACCGTCCAACTGCAGATTAGTCCAACAACTACTGCCAGCTATTTTGTGGACGATACAAGTGGTCCGGTAGGTGTAGCAGCAGGCCAAAAAACTACGCTTGTAGCAGCTAAATTCTTGCAGTATACGCGATTATTCTATGAAACAAGCGGTGTAACCTGTACGTTCGACGTTTACTATAATGCGCAGGTATAA
- a CDS encoding DUF6385 domain-containing protein, with translation MESIIIRPQIQIVYINRNNPSKNYHNVSAACLGRYDLSHIYRILIKFPITAIPEDAIIIEASFKMYVTAVGAGQPNEVTCYVITEPWAVDTVTWSNQPLFSSELSSGSININKAGQYTFDITEIVKKWYNHELINYGLILKNDEIKDATFAKVLIDSGKTFMPMVEVKYVMKCKCGCECKAVPTEFVEAVEEIRVGDMYAYSSTMNTSLMKTITYFIKNAGPHPVTAKLQISPNRADFIDDNGNVIIEPGGMTAIVPYCFAKFTRMAVRNVDTSEASIVKIWYQAQK, from the coding sequence ATGGAATCAATTATTATTAGACCTCAGATACAGATTGTATATATTAATCGGAATAATCCTTCAAAAAATTACCATAATGTTTCGGCTGCATGTTTGGGAAGGTACGATTTAAGTCATATATATAGAATATTAATAAAATTTCCTATTACTGCTATACCGGAAGATGCCATAATAATAGAAGCAAGTTTCAAGATGTATGTAACTGCGGTAGGGGCAGGACAACCTAATGAAGTAACATGCTATGTTATAACAGAACCATGGGCGGTGGATACAGTTACATGGAGCAATCAACCTTTATTTAGTTCGGAATTATCCAGCGGAAGTATAAACATCAACAAAGCAGGTCAGTATACATTTGATATAACCGAAATTGTTAAGAAGTGGTATAATCATGAACTAATAAATTATGGCTTGATTTTAAAAAATGATGAAATAAAGGATGCAACTTTTGCAAAAGTATTGATTGATTCCGGCAAAACATTTATGCCTATGGTAGAAGTAAAATATGTGATGAAATGCAAGTGTGGATGTGAATGTAAAGCAGTACCTACTGAATTTGTTGAAGCTGTGGAAGAGATTAGGGTAGGTGATATGTATGCTTATTCATCTACAATGAACACTTCATTGATGAAAACCATAACTTATTTTATCAAGAATGCAGGCCCTCATCCTGTTACTGCAAAATTACAAATTAGTCCTAATAGGGCAGATTTTATAGATGATAATGGAAATGTAATTATCGAGCCTGGCGGAATGACTGCTATTGTTCCTTACTGTTTTGCAAAGTTCACACGAATGGCGGTTAGAAATGTAGATACCTCAGAAGCATCAATAGTTAAAATATGGTATCAAGCGCAAAAGTAA
- a CDS encoding CAP domain-containing protein yields MKKTLSFLIILTVLCTVFVSSSSSIVAAAAKTPFSRTNIPAQLQVTTAAGLNVRSGPATYFTKVGVVYKGQIVDCIGKLGDWYIIHMNNDTVGVVSGKYVKPYYPPNSQPAPKPAPQNPAPTPAPAPEQPDGQISAEAQKILDLANAERAKVGAQPLKVDMKVMEVANLKAKDMVEKNYFSHTSPTYGSPFDMLKQFGVSYKYAGENLAGNTSAERAHNAWMNSEGHRKNILNPNYNYIGIGIADSPKYGKIYVQMFIGR; encoded by the coding sequence ATGAAGAAAACATTATCATTTTTAATTATTTTAACAGTACTGTGCACAGTATTTGTTAGCAGTTCGTCTTCTATTGTTGCGGCGGCTGCAAAAACACCCTTTAGCCGTACGAATATACCAGCTCAATTGCAAGTTACTACTGCAGCAGGTCTTAATGTAAGGTCAGGTCCGGCAACATACTTCACTAAAGTAGGTGTTGTTTATAAGGGCCAAATTGTAGACTGTATTGGTAAACTAGGAGATTGGTATATTATACACATGAACAATGACACTGTTGGTGTTGTTTCGGGAAAATATGTAAAGCCTTATTATCCACCGAACAGTCAGCCGGCACCAAAGCCAGCTCCACAAAATCCGGCACCAACGCCTGCACCTGCTCCAGAACAACCGGATGGACAGATAAGTGCAGAAGCACAAAAAATACTTGACCTTGCCAATGCCGAAAGGGCGAAAGTAGGGGCACAGCCGCTCAAGGTAGATATGAAGGTAATGGAAGTAGCAAATCTTAAAGCAAAAGATATGGTTGAAAAGAACTACTTCTCACATACCTCACCTACTTATGGTTCTCCTTTTGATATGCTCAAGCAGTTTGGTGTAAGCTATAAGTATGCCGGAGAGAACCTGGCAGGAAATACTTCAGCGGAAAGAGCGCATAATGCCTGGATGAACTCTGAAGGACATAGGAAAAACATACTTAATCCGAATTATAACTATATAGGAATTGGAATTGCTGATAGTCCGAAATATGGAAAAATTTATGTGCAGATGTTTATAGGAAGATAA
- a CDS encoding glycosyltransferase family 2 protein produces MRMKFKVLIGSPVRQVPDILKEFLKSLDELEKDNIHVDYFFIDDNDSDLSKKILKDFSSSAFSLRTLSSQNKRKVIIEQGDALEKYICTEKTHQWNENLIWKVAAYKNKIIDYGRRKFYDYIFLVDSDLVLHPKTLKSLISAKKDIISEIFWTKWQPDSPELPQVWLYDQYSLVPQSRGERLTQEESSIRVNKFLEQLKKPGVYEVGGLGACTLISKKAIQKGVSFEEIHNVSFWGEDRHFCIRAAALGFQLFVDTTCPAYHIYRQSDLEGIEGYKKEQLKEDSAQSSPPPVQVSAARTVSETDISNTIKDFIQKYFSCDYRIVTGFEGHRYFTQQYISKLMQRQDSDINCLIKNKIRCMAFPLSINVDVEKATEGVVKAKVNFSVKSIGEQGEKERLFGCDLILKEFNRSVWLVDFISLKNDQGTSLLGISLVDLLESRERIDKSTNNKVTLAMLVRNEANKYLNKVLSHAVRYIDNAVILDDGSEDNTVEICKQILKDVPSYIVSNKRSNFSNEISLRKQLWDMTISTKPDWILCLDADEIFEDSIINFIRQLIDQPTFDYYSFRLYDFWDESHYREDSYWQAHKYYRIFLTRYQPNFHYTWHETPQHCGRFPNNISMLEGCQCNIRLKHYGWASEALRWEKYKRYMELDPEGKYGNINQYRTILDPNPTLIPFTFRNDIT; encoded by the coding sequence ATGAGGATGAAATTTAAAGTATTGATAGGGAGTCCTGTACGGCAGGTGCCGGACATTTTAAAGGAGTTTCTTAAATCTTTAGATGAGTTGGAAAAAGATAATATCCATGTGGATTATTTTTTTATAGATGATAATGATAGTGATTTATCAAAGAAAATATTAAAAGATTTCTCATCATCAGCATTTTCTTTAAGAACCCTTTCTTCACAAAATAAGAGGAAAGTAATTATTGAACAAGGGGATGCGCTGGAAAAGTATATCTGTACTGAAAAAACTCATCAATGGAATGAAAATTTAATATGGAAGGTAGCAGCTTACAAAAATAAAATTATTGATTATGGCAGAAGAAAGTTTTACGATTATATATTCTTAGTAGATTCTGACCTTGTTTTACATCCCAAAACCTTAAAAAGTCTGATTTCTGCAAAAAAAGATATCATATCAGAAATCTTTTGGACCAAATGGCAGCCGGATTCTCCTGAACTGCCACAGGTATGGTTGTATGACCAGTATTCATTAGTACCGCAAAGCAGAGGGGAGAGACTAACACAGGAAGAAAGCAGTATACGGGTTAATAAATTTCTCGAACAGTTGAAAAAACCAGGAGTATATGAAGTAGGGGGATTGGGTGCCTGTACGTTAATAAGTAAAAAAGCCATACAAAAAGGGGTCAGCTTTGAAGAAATTCATAATGTATCTTTCTGGGGAGAGGACCGCCATTTTTGTATTAGAGCGGCAGCGCTGGGCTTTCAATTATTTGTAGATACAACCTGCCCGGCATATCATATTTACCGTCAGAGTGATCTTGAAGGAATAGAGGGGTACAAAAAAGAGCAGCTAAAGGAAGACAGTGCACAAAGCAGTCCACCTCCTGTGCAGGTGTCAGCTGCAAGAACTGTTAGTGAAACCGATATATCCAACACAATCAAAGATTTTATTCAAAAGTATTTTTCCTGTGATTATAGGATTGTAACCGGTTTTGAAGGACATAGATATTTTACTCAACAATATATTAGTAAGCTGATGCAGAGACAAGATTCAGATATTAACTGCTTAATCAAAAACAAAATTAGGTGCATGGCCTTTCCTCTAAGTATAAATGTAGATGTAGAGAAAGCCACAGAAGGGGTGGTAAAAGCAAAGGTAAACTTTAGTGTGAAAAGTATAGGTGAACAGGGTGAAAAGGAGAGATTGTTCGGGTGTGATCTAATTTTAAAGGAGTTCAACAGGTCTGTATGGTTGGTAGACTTTATATCCCTCAAAAATGATCAAGGAACCAGTTTGCTGGGGATTTCCCTTGTTGATTTGTTGGAAAGCCGGGAAAGAATTGATAAAAGTACAAACAATAAAGTGACACTCGCCATGTTGGTCCGTAATGAAGCCAATAAATACCTGAATAAAGTTTTATCCCATGCAGTAAGATACATTGACAATGCAGTAATTTTAGATGATGGCAGTGAGGATAATACGGTAGAAATTTGCAAACAAATCCTCAAGGACGTACCTTCATATATTGTTTCAAATAAACGATCTAATTTCAGCAATGAAATTTCTTTACGCAAACAGTTATGGGATATGACGATTAGCACAAAACCTGATTGGATTTTATGTCTGGATGCCGATGAGATTTTTGAAGATAGCATCATTAACTTCATACGTCAATTGATTGATCAACCTACTTTTGACTATTATTCCTTCCGGCTTTACGATTTCTGGGATGAGTCACATTACAGGGAAGATAGTTACTGGCAGGCACACAAGTATTACAGGATATTTTTGACCAGATATCAGCCCAACTTTCACTATACATGGCATGAAACGCCCCAGCACTGTGGTAGATTTCCCAATAATATCAGCATGTTGGAAGGGTGTCAGTGCAATATAAGGCTGAAACACTACGGATGGGCAAGTGAGGCATTAAGGTGGGAAAAATATAAGAGATATATGGAACTTGATCCCGAAGGGAAATATGGAAACATTAACCAGTATCGAA
- a CDS encoding tetratricopeptide repeat-containing glycosyltransferase family 2 protein: MERKKTVSLCMIVKNEEKYLERCLKSVKELVDEMIIVDTGSTDRTVEIAKKMGATVKYYQWDNNFSNARNFSLQYASKEWVLLMDGDDEFNKEHYDKFIQLVNTSTKDGHFFKTLSYAGERPGKDIVSNLNLRLLRNNKKYQFVGAIHEQLTCVNGKMDYNYFSTEDIEIFHYGYLNDVAAEKNKRERNISIIEEELKKDPHNRFHLFNLGNEYFALGDQRKALELFDKVYRNLDFNAGYSSKLVIRRIMCFDELREYREALRAIEEGLKAYPGFTDLELIRGHIYLKNRQYTLAMDSFKKCIELGPAPIQLEFLDGCGTYRPYQALGEIYFQMEDYQKAFECFENVLRINPYLQSPVYRIGKILNILYENKRYVSFRLSQYFNLEYVPNLLLVAGVLISEGLYDIAMGYLEKAREMDKSDSQVNFLIGINLFYQKKSAEAVKMFIKLPEKSSEYRESLKYIFMYSLMHDLNNIETVLNKIKQSSDDFLYRIYLQLYNVFSGKEEVILLEEDDHDKILQITLAILAELLKIQEFDLFEKLLNVLNFINSNKVLLELGKLYYNNGFKQMAVNEILRSIKELNAIDPAGVEILYKEI; encoded by the coding sequence ATGGAAAGAAAAAAGACTGTCAGCTTATGCATGATTGTGAAAAATGAAGAGAAATATTTAGAAAGGTGTCTAAAAAGTGTAAAAGAACTTGTAGATGAGATGATCATTGTAGATACAGGGTCGACAGACCGGACGGTCGAGATTGCAAAAAAAATGGGTGCAACAGTAAAGTATTACCAATGGGATAATAACTTTAGCAATGCAAGAAACTTTTCTTTGCAATATGCCAGCAAGGAATGGGTCTTGTTAATGGATGGAGACGATGAGTTTAATAAAGAACATTATGACAAGTTTATTCAACTTGTCAATACATCGACAAAAGATGGACATTTTTTTAAAACATTAAGCTATGCAGGGGAAAGACCCGGAAAGGATATAGTGTCAAATCTTAACTTGCGGCTGCTGAGGAATAACAAAAAATATCAATTTGTAGGTGCTATCCATGAACAGTTGACCTGTGTAAATGGTAAAATGGACTATAACTATTTTTCCACAGAAGATATTGAAATCTTTCATTATGGGTATCTAAATGATGTGGCGGCAGAAAAAAACAAGCGGGAAAGAAATATTTCAATTATTGAAGAAGAACTTAAGAAAGATCCTCACAACCGTTTTCATCTATTTAATTTAGGAAATGAATACTTTGCTTTAGGAGACCAGAGGAAAGCTCTAGAACTATTTGATAAAGTTTATAGGAATCTGGATTTTAACGCCGGATATTCATCTAAGCTAGTAATCAGACGTATCATGTGCTTTGATGAGTTGAGAGAATACAGAGAGGCTTTAAGGGCTATCGAAGAAGGGCTAAAGGCATACCCTGGGTTTACAGACCTGGAGTTAATAAGAGGGCATATCTATTTAAAAAATAGACAGTATACCCTTGCCATGGATAGTTTTAAAAAATGTATAGAACTTGGTCCCGCACCTATACAACTGGAGTTTCTTGATGGATGTGGCACCTACCGGCCGTACCAGGCATTGGGGGAGATATATTTTCAAATGGAGGACTATCAAAAAGCTTTTGAATGCTTTGAAAATGTATTAAGGATAAATCCATACTTACAGAGCCCGGTTTATAGGATTGGTAAAATATTAAATATTTTATATGAAAACAAGAGATATGTATCGTTTAGATTATCCCAGTATTTTAATTTAGAGTATGTACCTAACCTGTTATTAGTTGCAGGTGTATTAATAAGCGAAGGCTTATATGATATAGCAATGGGATATCTGGAAAAGGCGAGGGAGATGGATAAAAGCGACAGTCAAGTGAATTTTTTGATTGGCATCAACCTATTTTATCAAAAAAAGAGTGCAGAAGCGGTTAAAATGTTTATTAAATTGCCGGAGAAAAGCAGTGAATATCGGGAAAGCTTAAAATATATATTCATGTATAGTCTTATGCATGACCTAAACAATATTGAAACTGTACTTAATAAGATAAAACAAAGTAGTGATGATTTTTTGTACAGAATATACCTTCAATTATATAATGTTTTTTCAGGTAAAGAAGAAGTAATTCTCTTAGAAGAAGACGACCATGATAAAATTCTTCAAATAACACTGGCAATATTAGCTGAACTGTTAAAGATTCAAGAGTTTGATTTGTTTGAAAAATTATTGAATGTGTTAAATTTTATAAATTCTAACAAGGTTCTTCTTGAGCTGGGAAAATTATATTACAATAATGGATTTAAACAAATGGCTGTCAATGAGATTTTAAGATCTATAAAAGAATTGAATGCAATTGACCCTGCAGGGGTTGAAATACTATATAAAGAAATATGA